Proteins encoded within one genomic window of Propionispora vibrioides:
- a CDS encoding GntP family permease — MEGILIFISLLLLMFFAYRGYSIVVIAPVFAILAALGSNYGAMPVYSEIYMTKAAEYIKTYYPVFLLGAVFAKIMEEGGMAAAVAGKIVSSLGKERAVLAVLIGCGVLTYGGLSVFVVAFVMYPFAAVLFKEADIPKRLMPATLWMGIFTYAMIALPGTPQIQNVIPTAFFGTTTWAGIGTGLLGSVCYFVLGWSWISYRHKKLAAKGEGYGTQHKNEPAAVTENLPHWLVSLVPLLLVVVINLMMSNPFYWNWAYHWNPDSLEPLKILKLSLLSPAVDRVQSIWSINVALVVGILSAMLIGRPKIRLRGGMIRPVNAGAMSSVMAIINVASGYAYGSVIASLAGFQVIKNALLTVQLGSGPLLSAVITTNIMTGITGSASGGLTIALGMLGKEWLAWANSIGMSPDILHRIVCLASEGIDTVPHAGALVTLFAVCGLTHKESYYDVGVLTLLKPVIGLLCLAFYSVTGLA, encoded by the coding sequence ATGGAAGGTATACTGATTTTTATAAGTTTGCTTTTGCTTATGTTCTTTGCTTACCGCGGGTATTCCATTGTTGTCATAGCTCCCGTCTTTGCCATTCTGGCCGCCTTGGGAAGCAATTACGGAGCGATGCCGGTATACAGTGAAATTTATATGACCAAGGCGGCAGAATATATCAAAACCTATTACCCGGTCTTTTTATTAGGTGCCGTGTTTGCCAAAATCATGGAGGAAGGCGGTATGGCGGCCGCTGTGGCCGGCAAAATTGTTTCCTCCCTGGGAAAAGAACGTGCTGTTTTGGCTGTGCTGATCGGTTGCGGGGTGTTAACATACGGTGGGTTAAGCGTCTTTGTTGTTGCTTTTGTTATGTACCCCTTTGCCGCCGTTTTGTTTAAGGAAGCTGACATTCCCAAACGGCTGATGCCGGCAACCTTATGGATGGGCATCTTTACCTATGCCATGATTGCCCTGCCGGGGACGCCACAAATTCAAAATGTCATTCCCACCGCCTTTTTCGGCACCACTACCTGGGCCGGAATAGGAACCGGCCTGTTGGGCTCCGTTTGCTACTTTGTTCTTGGCTGGAGCTGGATTAGCTATCGTCATAAAAAACTGGCGGCTAAAGGCGAGGGCTACGGTACGCAGCATAAAAATGAACCGGCCGCGGTAACGGAGAACCTGCCCCATTGGCTGGTTTCCCTTGTTCCCTTGCTCTTGGTGGTGGTCATCAATCTAATGATGAGCAATCCTTTTTACTGGAACTGGGCTTATCACTGGAATCCTGACAGCTTGGAGCCGCTTAAAATATTAAAGCTTTCCCTGTTAAGTCCGGCGGTTGACCGGGTACAGTCTATTTGGTCGATTAACGTTGCGTTGGTGGTCGGCATCCTGTCGGCCATGCTGATTGGCCGCCCCAAAATCCGGCTGCGCGGCGGGATGATCCGGCCGGTCAATGCAGGAGCCATGTCTTCGGTCATGGCGATCATCAATGTAGCGTCAGGCTACGCTTATGGCAGTGTGATTGCAAGCCTGGCCGGTTTTCAGGTTATAAAAAACGCCTTGCTTACGGTGCAATTAGGGTCAGGACCGTTACTGTCAGCCGTTATAACGACCAATATTATGACAGGCATTACCGGATCAGCTTCCGGCGGGTTAACCATTGCGCTGGGGATGCTGGGCAAGGAATGGCTGGCCTGGGCCAATTCGATCGGAATGTCGCCGGATATATTGCACCGGATTGTCTGCCTGGCTTCGGAGGGGATTGATACCGTACCCCATGCCGGTGCGTTGGTTACGTTGTTTGCTGTATGCGGGTTAACGCATAAGGAGTCATATTATGATGTAGGCGTGCTCACTTTGTTAAAACCGGTGATCGGGTTACTCTGTCTGGCCTTTTACAGTGTGACAGGGCTGGCTTAA
- a CDS encoding HIT family protein, which yields MSYESTCFHCTKDQRLQDLMIEIAELPQSTLYLFKEQTYRGRCLLSFKGHKGGLTELEPKEFTQYMQDLAQAAKAVQKVFNPQKINYGAYSDTLAHLHFHIVPKYENGYSWGSTFEMMPENKMWLSETQYSQLVESIRANL from the coding sequence ATGAGCTATGAATCAACTTGTTTTCATTGCACCAAGGACCAGCGGCTGCAGGATTTAATGATTGAAATTGCCGAGCTGCCCCAGTCAACCTTATATCTGTTTAAAGAACAAACCTATCGCGGTAGGTGCCTGTTATCCTTTAAGGGGCATAAAGGCGGGTTAACCGAGCTGGAACCTAAGGAATTCACACAATATATGCAAGATCTTGCCCAAGCTGCTAAGGCTGTGCAGAAAGTGTTTAATCCCCAGAAGATTAACTACGGAGCCTATTCCGATACCCTGGCGCATCTTCACTTTCACATCGTGCCGAAATATGAGAATGGCTACTCCTGGGGCAGTACCTTTGAAATGATGCCGGAAAATAAAATGTGGCTTAGCGAGACGCAGTATTCGCAACTGGTTGAGTCGATTAGAGCAAATCTATAA
- a CDS encoding sugar phosphate isomerase/epimerase family protein, producing MKIAFDVDVLAKQMSIRDMVHQVADWGYKYIEQSPHPRINPFYKHPLFSRECEAEYRKALAETGVEISSFIVVYRWSGPTEEQRKMAVANWKKIVEIAVNMGVQVINTELSGDPSQQEICNGMWFRSVDELLPLFEKEGIRVEIQSHPYDFCELNNETCDLVKSYRSDHLKYVYSAPHGFFYDQGKGDVRSMLTYAGDDLSHVLFADTMNQTMDCRYIVNPPGIHATIHQHLGLGEGEVDFDGIFSTLREMKFANKTFKVGGESIACVSLFGYPEKMAKQAPEARERIERELLGK from the coding sequence ATGAAAATTGCTTTTGATGTTGACGTGCTGGCTAAGCAGATGAGCATCCGTGACATGGTTCATCAGGTTGCCGATTGGGGTTATAAGTATATTGAGCAATCACCGCATCCGCGGATTAATCCGTTCTATAAGCATCCGTTATTCTCCAGAGAGTGTGAGGCGGAATACCGCAAAGCACTGGCTGAAACCGGGGTTGAGATATCTTCCTTTATTGTGGTTTACCGCTGGTCCGGGCCTACGGAAGAGCAGCGCAAAATGGCGGTGGCTAACTGGAAAAAAATAGTAGAAATTGCCGTAAATATGGGCGTTCAGGTTATCAATACCGAACTGTCCGGTGATCCCAGTCAGCAGGAAATTTGCAACGGCATGTGGTTCCGCTCGGTGGATGAGCTGCTGCCGCTCTTTGAAAAAGAAGGAATCCGGGTGGAAATACAGTCTCACCCTTATGATTTTTGCGAACTTAATAATGAAACCTGCGATCTTGTGAAATCCTACCGGTCTGATCATTTGAAGTATGTATATTCAGCCCCGCACGGTTTCTTTTATGATCAAGGCAAAGGTGACGTGCGGTCCATGCTGACTTATGCCGGGGATGATTTGTCGCATGTCCTGTTTGCCGATACCATGAACCAGACGATGGATTGCCGTTATATTGTAAATCCGCCGGGGATACACGCTACTATTCATCAGCATTTGGGGTTAGGTGAAGGGGAAGTTGATTTTGACGGCATCTTTAGCACCCTGCGGGAAATGAAATTTGCCAATAAAACCTTTAAAGTCGGCGGCGAATCCATTGCCTGCGTATCCTTGTTCGGCTATCCGGAAAAAATGGCCAAACAGGCACCGGAAGCCCGGGAACGGATTGAAAGAGAACTGCTTGGCAAGTAA
- the iolE gene encoding myo-inosose-2 dehydratase: MFNREKVKLGIAPIAWTNDDMPELGKENTFEQCISEMALAGFTGTEVGGKYPKDVEALHKALSLRGLQIASAWFSSYLTTQPYEETEKAFIAHRDFLHAMGAGVVVVSEQGYSIQGKDIPIFEGKHYLSDAAWSSFAEGLNRLGALAKAKGMKLVYHHHMGTVVQTTEEIDRLMKLTDDNLVYLLFDTGHLVYSGENPIAILEKYVKRIKHVHLKDIRPEIRNKVKQEKLSFLQGVRAGAFTVPGDGCIDFVPLCKLLAQNDYEGWLLVEAEQDPALANPFEYAVKARKYLKEKIGI, encoded by the coding sequence ATGTTCAATCGGGAGAAGGTTAAGCTGGGCATTGCGCCAATTGCCTGGACCAATGACGATATGCCGGAGCTTGGGAAGGAAAATACCTTTGAGCAGTGTATCAGTGAGATGGCTTTAGCCGGTTTTACCGGGACGGAAGTGGGCGGTAAATATCCCAAGGATGTCGAGGCTTTGCACAAAGCGCTTTCTCTGCGCGGCTTGCAGATTGCCAGCGCCTGGTTTAGTTCTTATTTGACCACCCAGCCTTATGAAGAAACCGAAAAGGCTTTTATTGCCCACCGAGATTTTCTGCACGCTATGGGAGCCGGTGTAGTTGTCGTATCGGAACAGGGCTATAGCATTCAGGGAAAAGATATACCCATATTTGAGGGAAAACATTACTTGAGCGATGCGGCCTGGTCGTCGTTCGCCGAAGGGCTGAACCGCTTAGGTGCCTTAGCCAAAGCGAAGGGCATGAAGCTGGTGTATCACCATCACATGGGAACGGTGGTGCAGACTACGGAAGAAATAGACCGGTTGATGAAGTTGACCGATGACAATTTAGTGTATCTTTTGTTTGATACCGGCCATTTAGTCTATTCCGGTGAAAACCCGATCGCTATTTTGGAAAAATACGTAAAGCGCATCAAACACGTGCATCTTAAGGATATACGGCCTGAAATAAGAAATAAGGTCAAACAGGAAAAGCTTAGCTTTCTCCAGGGCGTTCGGGCCGGAGCTTTTACCGTACCGGGCGATGGCTGCATTGATTTTGTGCCGCTATGCAAGCTGTTGGCGCAAAATGATTACGAAGGCTGGCTGCTGGTTGAGGCCGAACAGGACCCTGCGCTGGCCAATCCCTTTGAGTACGCCGTGAAAGCCCGGAAATATCTAAAGGAAAAGATAGGAATCTGA
- a CDS encoding sugar phosphate isomerase/epimerase family protein, protein MKLCFNQATTMKKSSLVTDLELCEKNGYDYIEIRTMDKLKDYLQTHSLDDLAGYFAKSHIKPFAFNALVFFNNRDEAGYKEIKEELQYLCEAGQKIGCKNIVVVPLVGPEKFTKTQIKESSVTVLRELAAIAKPYGIRLAVEFVGHPQCTINTFGQAYDIVKTVDRDNVGLVLDCFHFHAMGSRIEDLRQAEGSKIFILHIDDTEDFPIGSLTDEDRLWPGQGAIDLDAILQTLKDIGYSDMVSVELFRPEYYELAIEDAIKIGKNTTQAVVGRYFTLG, encoded by the coding sequence ATGAAATTGTGTTTTAACCAGGCGACAACGATGAAAAAGTCATCCTTGGTGACCGATTTGGAGCTGTGTGAAAAAAACGGGTACGATTATATTGAAATCCGGACGATGGATAAATTGAAGGATTATTTACAAACCCATAGCCTGGATGATCTGGCCGGCTATTTTGCCAAAAGCCATATCAAACCGTTTGCCTTTAATGCCCTGGTGTTTTTTAATAACCGGGATGAGGCCGGGTATAAGGAAATAAAAGAAGAATTGCAGTACCTGTGTGAAGCGGGGCAGAAAATTGGCTGCAAGAACATCGTGGTTGTGCCGCTGGTAGGTCCGGAAAAGTTTACGAAAACGCAAATAAAGGAAAGTTCCGTAACCGTATTACGGGAATTGGCCGCTATTGCAAAACCCTATGGCATCCGTTTGGCCGTTGAATTTGTCGGACATCCGCAGTGTACCATTAATACATTCGGCCAGGCTTATGACATCGTAAAGACGGTAGACCGGGATAATGTGGGCTTGGTGCTGGATTGCTTCCATTTCCATGCCATGGGTTCAAGAATAGAAGATCTGCGGCAAGCCGAGGGGTCTAAAATTTTTATCCTGCACATTGACGATACCGAGGACTTTCCCATTGGCAGCCTGACGGACGAGGACAGGTTATGGCCAGGCCAGGGAGCCATTGACCTGGATGCTATTTTACAAACCTTAAAAGATATCGGTTATTCTGATATGGTATCGGTTGAATTATTCCGTCCGGAATATTATGAGCTTGCTATTGAGGATGCCATCAAAATCGGCAAGAACACCACCCAAGCCGTGGTTGGGCGGTATTTTACCTTAGGATAA